From the Solea senegalensis isolate Sse05_10M linkage group LG16, IFAPA_SoseM_1, whole genome shotgun sequence genome, one window contains:
- the LOC122783463 gene encoding rab GTPase-activating protein 1-like: MMEEVSTMMAYDADVMEQMSEEEILACLVAETGPTFTVPSKKAKLQIMDDDFDEDPVDKYLKENRRLQQASLRLEQENDNLAHRLITSKVALRNALDKAEDRVDELCKDLLQTRYRLEVTEEEKKGKEEETAKLKEVFRRELEKTEQEVRRSSGIITDYKQICSQLTNRLERQRVAHRQQLESLKSAMKDCPHCQHSLEADERSAEDAHTVSEAERDEDGDGCKEVEKMREDQEKESFKAQIRELEKELAQTKLQLVESKCKIQELQHQKGLMTNQLQEAKNTWINKAFTSLRTSSGGGLHGINIPRDGAPTLGWHLHGSSPSAWSSKMKSWRHGDGQEKA; encoded by the exons ATGATGGAAGAGGTGTCCACGATGATGGCGTATGACGCCGATGTCATGGAGCAGATGAGCGAGGAGGAGATCCTGGCCTGTCTGGTGGCAGAAACGGGACCAACGTTCACA GTGCCGTCAAAGAAAGCCAAACTGCAGATAATGGACGATGATTTTGATGAAGACCCCGTGGACAAATACCTG aAAGAGAACCGTCGTCTTCAGCAGGCCAGCCTGCGTCTGGAGCAGGAAAACGACAACCTCGCTCATCGACTCATCACCAGCAAGGTGGCGCTCAGGAATGCTCTGGACAAG GCTGAGGACAGAGTGGACGAACTCTGCAAAGACCTCCTGCAGACCAGATATCGACTGGAGGTcacggaggaggagaagaaagggaaggaggaggaaactgCAAAG CTTAAGGAGGTATTTCGAAGAGAGCTGGAGAAAACAGAGcaggaggtcaggaggtcaTCGGGCATCATCACAGACTACAAACAG ATCTGCTCTCAGCTGACAAACCGTCTGGAGAGGCAGCGCGTCGCCCACAGGCAGCAGCTGGAGTCACTCAAG AGTGCGATGAAGGACTGTCCTCACTGCCAGCACAGTTTAGAGGCAGATGAGCGGTCAGCAGAAGACGCTCACACTGTGTCAGAAGCAGAGCGGGATGAGGACGGTGATGGTTGTAAAGAGGTGGAGAAGATGAGGGAAGACCAGGAGAAGGAGTCCTTCAAGGCTCAGATACGGGAGCTGGAGAAAGAGTTGGCGCAGACCAAACTCCAGCTCGTGGAGTCCAAGTGCAAAATCCAG GAGCTTCAGCACCAGAAGGGACTCATGACCAACCAGCTGCAGGAAGCAAAGAACACCTGGATCAACAAGGCCTTCACCTCGCTGCGCACGTCCAGCGGCGGGGGGCTGCATGGCATCAATATACCCAGGGACGGGGCTCCAACGCTGGGCTGGCACCTCCACGGCAGCTCCCCGTCTGCATGGAGCAGCAAGATGAAGTCGTGGCGTCACGGCGACGGTCAAGAAAAAGCGTGA
- the ebi3 gene encoding interleukin-27 subunit beta, giving the protein MLMTAMFGSVILLVCVLGGHALDLLRAAVTSANPPPAPTVHCWCASYPNMTLCAWPEPSHAPLTRYIATYSERHGEPITEQCHLIPPGSSSSSSSEQVWLCQMLNLKLLTSYIINVTAVSSAGSSSYLASFMLEDIVKPDPPVDVQVSPRNTRNLLVEWSPPSTWSHLNIFPLKYQIMYQWENKGTPQSVNLGPFESTKVELKGLTPGRSYLFQVCAKELLGLGKCSHWSSPVNVTIPQAKS; this is encoded by the exons ATGCTGATGACTGCCATGTTTGGCTCTGTGATTTTGCTCGTGTGTGTCCTCGGAGGCCACGCTCTGGACCTGCTGAGAGCGGCTGTAACGTCAGCGA ATCCTCCCCCCGCTCCCACAGTGCACTGCTGGTGCGCGAGCTACCCGAACATGACGCTCTGCGCGTGGCCCGAACCTTCCCACGCGCCACTGACGCGCTACATCGCTACATACAG tgagagACATGgggagccaatcacagagcagtgcCATCTCATCCCACCCGgctcttcatcctcatcctcatctgaGCAG GTGTGGCTCTGCCAAATGCTAAACCTGAAGCTTCTGACCAGCTACATCATCAACGTCAcagctgtttcctctgctgGAAGCAGCTCCTATCTGGCCAGTTTTATGCTGGAGGATATAG TGAAACCAGATCCTCCAGTGGACGTCCAGGTTTCCCCTCGTAACACCAGAAACCTGTTGGTGGAGTGGTCTCCTCCTTCCACCTGGAGCCACCTCAACATCTTCCCCCTCAAATACCAGATCATGTACCAGTGGGAGAACAAGGGCACCCCACAGTCTGTCAAC cTGGGTCCGTTTGAGAGCACAAAGGTGGAACTGAAGGGTCTGACCCCGGGGAGGTCGTACCTGTTCCAGGTGTGCGCCAAAGAGCTGCTGGGTCTGGGAAAGTGCAGTCACTGGAGTTCACCGGTGAACGTCACCATCCCACAAGCCAAGTCATAG
- the odf3l2a gene encoding outer dense fiber protein 3-like protein 2a, whose product MCLLVTEGPERKRRGGGMEEVVKKRPIISAKERGPGPGRYALPPTVGYINHDFTKPSSPAYSLHGRNRMPTSADSSPGPRYHIDAKVTRFGRMDTPSYSILGRGRRTGSKGELFQTPGPGAYSPEKAPPLNAQHRPPSYTISSRTRYRCVDAVPAPNSYSLPNLLGCQVPNKPSSASFSFSGRRKVGAPSEDLAMSPGPAKYDTINPDVYRQRQPSFSMQSRTKRPSYSSTIPGPGAYRPEKYHMHLPKPPSFSMGIRHSEFVTPLVVDVVD is encoded by the exons ATGTGTCTACTAGTCACAGAGGGaccagagaggaagagaagaggaggaggtatggaggaggtggtgaagaAACGGCCAATAATCTCTGCCAAAGAAAGAG gCCCAGGACCTGGACGCTATGCTCTGCCCCCTACAGTCGGATACATCAACCATGACTTTACCAAACCCAGCAGCCCTGCATACTCCCTCCACGGCCGCAACAGAA tgccCACCTCTGCAGACTCCAGTCCAGGACCAAGATACCACATCGACGCCAAGGTCACCCGCTTTGGCCGAATGGACACGCCATCCTACTCTATTCTGGGCAGAGGACGACGCACAGGGAGTAAAG GTGAACTGTTCCAGACTCCTGGACCTGGAGCCTACAGTCCAGAAAAGGCTCCACCTCTCAACGCTCAGCACAGACCTCCGTCCTACACCATCAGCTCCCGCACCAGATATCGCTGTGTGGATGCTGTTCCAGCGCCCAAcag CTACAGTCTGCCTAATCTGCTGGGTTGCCAGGTTCCTAACAAACCCTCCAGTGCCAGCTTCAGCTTCTCAGGCCGGAGGAAGGTCGGCGCTCCCTCTGAAGATCTCGCCATGAGCCCCGGGCCGGCGAAATACGACACCATCAACCCAGACGTTTACCGCCAGCGCCAGCCTTCCTTCTCCATGCAGAGCCGCACCAAGAGGCCAAGTTACTCCTCGACTATCCCGGGCCCCGGTGCTTACAGGCCGGAGAAGTATCACATGCACCTTCCTAAACCCCCGTCCTTCAGTATGGGCATCAGACACTCTGAGTTTGTCACCCCGCTTGTCGTGGATGTAGTTGATTGa